The Ahaetulla prasina isolate Xishuangbanna chromosome 4, ASM2864084v1, whole genome shotgun sequence genome has a window encoding:
- the LOC131196996 gene encoding zinc finger and SCAN domain-containing protein 16-like isoform X2, translated as MAAQQHPNNMAALSKEVEDVRYPLQVQMKLETPCQANDSAKDGEGDCLATIPSATSEEFTRAVSRVKQELAEELPQSWECQWQRVLEVVPAPFITPVWDSLQLPPLTQGGSTEAYLATFERVADASQWPREEWVTHLVPVLSGQAQQAYFSLDAKDKADYGKVKVAILRLDDYLALEAHRQRFRHFCYRAADGPRMACQQLQELCHCWLRPEGQSKEQILDLLILEQFLVILPQEMQDWIRERGPETCDRAVALAEEYLQEQQETEKWAQQVTVPIEMVIVNSPIVDQAQSEAKHLYKEQDDNENSISQESSFARMGAKDLHQEELEAEEQGWRSPEFGEVLFPKSSDLPRRSHVSKCDSERPQKGSLSTRMIEDDVFGGVPTDLETKRHLCKECGKRFRKKWDLIRHERIHTGEKPHQCTYCGKRFTRRSHVVNHQRRHSCQGRS; from the exons ATGGCTGCACAGCAACACCCAAACAACATGGCTGCTCTTTCAAAAGAGGTAGAGGATGTGAGATATCCGTTGCAAGTCCAAATGAAACTGGAAACTCCCTGCCAAGCAAATGACAGTGCaaaagatggagaaggagatTGCCTTGCCACCATTCCCTCTGCAACCAGTGAAGAGTTCACAAGAGCAGTGTCCAGGGTAAAGCAGGAGCTGGCTGAAGAGCTACCGCAGAGCTGGGAGTGCCAGTGGCAAAGGGTGCTAGAGGTGGTGCCTGCTCCCTTTATCACTCCAGTCTGGGACAGCCTGCAGTTGCCTCCTTTGACTCAAGGGGGCAGCACTGAGGCCTACCTGGCCACCTTTGAGCGTGTTGCGGATGCTTCCCAATGGCCACGAGAAGAGTGGGTGACTCACCTTGTGCCAGTCCTTAGTGGACAAGCTCAGCAGGCCTATTTCAGCCTGGATGCAAAAGACAAAGCTGATTATGGGAAAGTGAAGGTGGCCATTCTGAGGCTGGATGACTACCTCGCCCTCGAGGCACACCGCCAGCGTTTCAGGCATTTCTGCTACCGGGCTGCCGATGGGCCCCGGATGGCATGTCAACAACTGCAAGAGCTCTGTCACTGCTGGTTGAGGCCTGAAGGCCAGAGCAAGGAGCAAATCCTGGATCTGCTCATCTTGGAGCAGTTCCTTGTCATCCTTCCACAGGaaatgcaggactggattagggaGCGTGGTCCGGAGACATGCGATCGAGCAGTGGCCTTGGCAGAGGAGTACCTGCAGGAGCAGCAGGAGACAGAGAAGTGGGCCCAACAG GTAACTGTACCAATTGAGATGGTGATAGTTAATTCTCCCATTGTGGATCAGGCCCAGTCAGAAGCAAAACATCTCTACAAAGAACAGGATGACAATGAAAATAGTATTTCTCAAG AAAGCAGTTTTGCCAGAATGGGGGCAAAGGATCTGCACCAAGAAGAAttggaggcagaggaacaaggatGGAGGTCTCCAGAATTTGGGGAGGTCCTATTCCCAAAAAGCAGTGATCTTCCCAGAAGATCACATGTGAGCAAGTGTGATTCAGAAAGGCCACAGAAAGGCAGTCTTTCCACAAGAATGATTGAGGACGACGTGTTTGGGGGAGTCCCGACCGACCTAGAAACAAAACGACATCTGTGTAAGGAATGTGGGAAAAGGTTTCGGAAGAAGTGGGATCTCATCAGGCATGAAAGGATCCACACGG GAGAGAAGCCTCACCAGTGCACGTACTGTGGAAAGAGGTTCACACGGCGTTCACATGTTGTGAATCACCAGAGACGCCACTCATG CCAAGGAAGATCTTGA
- the LOC131196996 gene encoding zinc finger and SCAN domain-containing protein 31-like isoform X1, protein MAAQQHPNNMAALSKEVEDVRYPLQVQMKLETPCQANDSAKDGEGDCLATIPSATSEEFTRAVSRVKQELAEELPQSWECQWQRVLEVVPAPFITPVWDSLQLPPLTQGGSTEAYLATFERVADASQWPREEWVTHLVPVLSGQAQQAYFSLDAKDKADYGKVKVAILRLDDYLALEAHRQRFRHFCYRAADGPRMACQQLQELCHCWLRPEGQSKEQILDLLILEQFLVILPQEMQDWIRERGPETCDRAVALAEEYLQEQQETEKWAQQVTVPIEMVIVNSPIVDQAQSEAKHLYKEQDDNENSISQESSFARMGAKDLHQEELEAEEQGWRSPEFGEVLFPKSSDLPRRSHVSKCDSERPQKGSLSTRMIEDDVFGGVPTDLETKRHLCKECGKRFRKKWDLIRHERIHTGEKPYQCPECGNSFNRNTTLTKHLLIHSGEKPHQCTYCGKRFTRRSHVVNHQRRHSCQGRS, encoded by the exons ATGGCTGCACAGCAACACCCAAACAACATGGCTGCTCTTTCAAAAGAGGTAGAGGATGTGAGATATCCGTTGCAAGTCCAAATGAAACTGGAAACTCCCTGCCAAGCAAATGACAGTGCaaaagatggagaaggagatTGCCTTGCCACCATTCCCTCTGCAACCAGTGAAGAGTTCACAAGAGCAGTGTCCAGGGTAAAGCAGGAGCTGGCTGAAGAGCTACCGCAGAGCTGGGAGTGCCAGTGGCAAAGGGTGCTAGAGGTGGTGCCTGCTCCCTTTATCACTCCAGTCTGGGACAGCCTGCAGTTGCCTCCTTTGACTCAAGGGGGCAGCACTGAGGCCTACCTGGCCACCTTTGAGCGTGTTGCGGATGCTTCCCAATGGCCACGAGAAGAGTGGGTGACTCACCTTGTGCCAGTCCTTAGTGGACAAGCTCAGCAGGCCTATTTCAGCCTGGATGCAAAAGACAAAGCTGATTATGGGAAAGTGAAGGTGGCCATTCTGAGGCTGGATGACTACCTCGCCCTCGAGGCACACCGCCAGCGTTTCAGGCATTTCTGCTACCGGGCTGCCGATGGGCCCCGGATGGCATGTCAACAACTGCAAGAGCTCTGTCACTGCTGGTTGAGGCCTGAAGGCCAGAGCAAGGAGCAAATCCTGGATCTGCTCATCTTGGAGCAGTTCCTTGTCATCCTTCCACAGGaaatgcaggactggattagggaGCGTGGTCCGGAGACATGCGATCGAGCAGTGGCCTTGGCAGAGGAGTACCTGCAGGAGCAGCAGGAGACAGAGAAGTGGGCCCAACAG GTAACTGTACCAATTGAGATGGTGATAGTTAATTCTCCCATTGTGGATCAGGCCCAGTCAGAAGCAAAACATCTCTACAAAGAACAGGATGACAATGAAAATAGTATTTCTCAAG AAAGCAGTTTTGCCAGAATGGGGGCAAAGGATCTGCACCAAGAAGAAttggaggcagaggaacaaggatGGAGGTCTCCAGAATTTGGGGAGGTCCTATTCCCAAAAAGCAGTGATCTTCCCAGAAGATCACATGTGAGCAAGTGTGATTCAGAAAGGCCACAGAAAGGCAGTCTTTCCACAAGAATGATTGAGGACGACGTGTTTGGGGGAGTCCCGACCGACCTAGAAACAAAACGACATCTGTGTAAGGAATGTGGGAAAAGGTTTCGGAAGAAGTGGGATCTCATCAGGCATGAAAGGATCCACACGGGTGAGAAACCGTATCAATGTCCAGAATGTGGGAATAGCTTCAACCGGAACACAACCCTCACAAAACATCTCCTCATTCATTCAGGAGAGAAGCCTCACCAGTGCACGTACTGTGGAAAGAGGTTCACACGGCGTTCACATGTTGTGAATCACCAGAGACGCCACTCATG CCAAGGAAGATCTTGA